A genomic stretch from Ictalurus punctatus breed USDA103 chromosome 2, Coco_2.0, whole genome shotgun sequence includes:
- the hopx gene encoding homeodomain-only protein: MASNGSGTEALGTRLAEDQLRVLEENFSRGGRNPDGATLALIAAECGLSEEETLKWFRMRNAQWRQAEGLPAQPGSVKD, translated from the exons ATGGCCTCTAACGGGAGCGGGACGGAGGCGCTGGGCACGCGTCTGGCGGAGGATCAGCTGCGCGTGCTGGAGGAGAATTTCTCTCGCGGGGGCCGGAACCCGGACGGAGCAACGCTCGCGCTCATCGCCGCTGAATGTGGACTCAGTGAGGAGGAGACGCTG AAATGGTTCAGGATGCGTAACGCTCAGTGGAGACAAGCAGAGGGACTGCCTGCTCAACCGGGATCAGTCAAAGACTGA